From one Lycium ferocissimum isolate CSIRO_LF1 chromosome 7, AGI_CSIRO_Lferr_CH_V1, whole genome shotgun sequence genomic stretch:
- the LOC132065286 gene encoding probable leucine-rich repeat receptor-like protein kinase At1g68400 has protein sequence MVALYHNQFYLSKILSFSLFISVFFTISHSDDLSSLLAFKSKADTSNYLTSWSKNVPCSSWLGIKCHPITHRVIKIVLNHLNLTGSIYPLTHLTQIRHLSLHHNSLNMIPNFDSWPNLKHVYLSHNKFSGEFPSGINHLKRLRRLDLSYNEFSGEIPVMELDQLPHLMTLYLEFNSFSGSLGADETRAAVSLKEFNISGNDFSGKIPNWLSKFPVASFSGNVRLCGYPLRTICPSETVSSNPTVMSTPNSQVNFSNQKKKNLSSNMFLLIVTIDAIGVMMTVFVITCCCYYRKKNQEREIYTLKKKKNNNQDTSSSSLYHSFEYGIKRTSDQFVTMVCFEGCKGFNKVDDLLKASAEMLGKGSVGTSYKVAILDNNGDVVVVKRVIEKLKKMKDVDGILRLIGNLRHINVVSLRAYYSSKEELLLVYDFLPSGSLHNLLHGNRGPGRTPLDWTTRLKYALGAAKGLSFLHSYNKTKICHGNFTSSNILIDHYGNACISDICLHLLLQMPNSSNNGYTAPELSTQNTMNTNQNPRKFSQKSDVYSFGVVLLEILTGKIATSEGETSLAKWVQRVVNKEWTWDVFDFELARYKEMEDEMVALLKVAMACLVSSPKDRPKMIVVEKMIEDITKRENK, from the exons ATGGTAGCTCTGTATCACAACCAATTTTATCTCTCTAAaatcctctctttctctctcttcatctCCGTCTTCTTCACCATATCTCATTCCGATGATCTCTCATCCCTtttagccttcaaatcgaaAGCTGATACGTCGAATTATCTCACTTCATGGTCTAAAAATGTGCCCTGTTCTTCATGGTTAGGCATTAAATGTCACCCCATTACTCATAGAGTCATAAAAATTGTACTCAATCACTTAAATCTCACAGGCTCAATATATCCATTAACCCATCTTACACAAATTCGTCATTTGAGTTTACACCATAATTCTCTCAATATGATACCGAATTTCGATTCTTGGCCTAATTTGAAACATGTTTATCTCTCACACAACAAATTTTCAGGTGAATTCCCCTCAGGGATTAACCATTTAAAGCGTCTCAGACGACTTGATTTGTCTTATAATGAGTTTTCAGGTGAGATACCGGTAATGGAGTTGGATCAGTTACCGCATTTGATGACTCTGTATCTTGAGTTTAATTCCTTTAGCGGATCACTTGGTGCTGATGAAACAAGAGCTGCTGTTTCACTTAAGGAGTTTAATATTTCTGGCAATGATTTTAGTGGAAAGATTCCAAATTGGTTGTCCAAATTTCCAGTGGCATCATTTTCAG GAAACGTTCGCCTCTGTGGATATCCATTACGAACTATTTGCCCGAGTGAAACAGTGAGTAGTAATCCAACAGTGATGAGCACTCCTAATTCACAAGTCAACTTTTCTaatcaaaagaagaagaatttgagTTCAAACATGTTCCTCTTGATAGTCACAATTGATGCAATTGGTGTTATGATGACAGTTTTCGTAATAACATGTTGTTGTTATTacagaaagaaaaatcaagaaagagaaatttacacgttgaagaagaagaagaacaataatCAGGACACGAGTAGTTCAAGTTTGTACCATTCATTTGAATATGGTATCAAAAGAACAAGTGATCAATTTGTAACAATGGTTTGTTTTGAAGGGTGCAAAGGTTTTAACAAAGTTGATGATTTATTGAAGGCCTCAGCTGAAATGTTGGGAAAAGGGAGTGTTGGAACAAGTTACAaagtggctatattggataaTAATGGAGATGTTGTTGTGGTTAAAAGGGTaattgaaaagttgaagaaaatgaaggatGTTGATGGAATTTTGAGATTGATTGGTAATTTGAGACACATTAATGTTGTGTCACTTAGAGCTTATTATTCTTCAAAAGAGGAGTTGCTTCTTGTCTATGATTTTCTCCCCAGTGGAAGCCTACACAACCTCTTACATG GTAATCGTGGACCGGGAAGAACACCATTGGATTGGACTACAAGGCTAAAATATGCACTAGGAGCAGCAAAGGGACTTAGTTTCTTGCATAGCTACAACAAAACCAAGATTTGCCATGGGAAtttcacatcatcaaacatactAATTGATCACTATGGCAATGCTTGTATCTCTGATATATGTCTCCACTTGCTCTTACAAATGCCAAATTCATCAAACAATGGGTACACAGCACCAGAATTATCAACACAAAACACTATGAACACAAACCAAAACCCAAGAAAATTTTCTCAAAAGAGTGATGTTTATAGCTTTGGAGTGGTTTTGTTAGAGATTTTGACGGGGAAAATTGCAACAAGTGAAGGGGAAACAAGTTTGGCAAAATGGGTACAAAGGGTTGTGAACAAAGAATGGACTTGGGACGTGTTTGATTTTGAACTTGCAAGGTATAAAGAAATGGAAGATGAAATGGTTGCACTTTTAAAAGTGGCTATGGCTTGTTTGGTTTCATCTCCTAAAGATAGGCCAAAGATGATTGTTGTGGAGAAAATGATCGAAGACATCACGAAAAGAGAGAACAAATAG